TTGGATTAGCGAGGACAGGGTCACGCTGGACGGTGTGAAAGCCAGTGTAAAACAGAAAGTGTGGGGGAATGAACATATCAGGATCTTGCCTCAGGACAGCGCTGCGGAATCGGTGTACACGGCGGAAGCGATCAGCTTGACCATTGTGTACGAAGATGAAGCGCTTATCGTCGTTAACAAGCCCGCCGGTCTCGTTACCCATCCGGGCAATGGCAACTGGCAGGGCACTTTGCTGAATGCCTTGCTGTACCACGCGCCGCAATTGGAAAACGTACCGCGGGCCGGTATCGTTCATCGTTTGGACAAAGACACCAGTGGACTATTGGTCGTGGCCAAAACGCTCGAAGCGCAAACAAACTTGGTGCGCCAGTTGCAGCAACGCACGGTGAAACGCGATTATCTGGCGCTGGTTTTAGGTGAAATGACACAATCGGGTAGTGTCGATGCGCCGGTCGGACGCCACCCCGTTCACCGCACGAAAATGGCGGTAACCCACACAGGAAAACCGGCAGTTACGCATTATCAGGTGCTCGAGAATTTTTCCGGGTGCACTTTGCTTCAATGCAGTCTTGAAACGGGCCGCACACATCAAATACGGGTGCATATGCACTCCATCGGGCACCCGCTGGCGGGCGATCCTGTTTACGGCGGCCATCCCAAGAATATCCAGCAAGCCATCGGACAACGATTAGCTGATTTCCCCCGGCAGGCGCTGCATGCTCAGAAACTGGCGCTCACTCACCCGCAAACACAACAAATGCTGACATGGGAAGCTGAGGTGCCAGCCGATATGGATAATCTATTGCACACAGTGCGGCAATACAGCCAGCCGGATGCTACAGAATTTAATCCAGTTCTTGGATTGGAATGAAACTAGCTTTTTATTCGATCAGCCCGTCTTTAGTCCACTCCAATTCAAAGAAATAACGCCTTATCTTTCATCTCCCGCAAACACTATCTCCCTCATCCATTAAGTTGCCGCAGATTGAATGCACCGGCAACAGCCCAAATCCATGTTGGCCTTACTCCCGTCTCTTCAAGCGGCAATGTCAATCACTCCTATATACATAATTATTATAGATAGATGAATTAATATTGTTTGTCATTATAAATAACGATCGATAAAGTAAGCAGCCATCGGAGTTCGCATCTGATCTGACAGATCGTTTGAAAACGCATTCAAACCAGCATTAAACCTATTCTTCACAGGGTAGCGGCGGCACAGTTAGTTTCTCAACAACCTGTAAGGTGATCGTGCGTTTTCTCCGGCATGCCATTGAAATCTCTTAACTCATCAATCAATTAAATGCAGGAGAGCGCATGAAGAAGATTACAGAAACCGCTATATTGGCTGAGATTGGAACACTGACTAGCTTATCGTCGCTATTGAGCAAAACCTTGGAACACGCAAACCATTCCCAATGGATAGCCGGACGGACACATCTCTATTTAATTTTAGAGGGCATCATGAAAATCTCAATCCATTTATTCTCATTGCCGCATGCCATTATCACCCTTGCTGCAACCATTATTTTATCCGCACCTCCAGCGCACGCTGATGTAATTACCGACTGGAATCAGCATATCGCCAAAGCCACCAAAGGTTTTGATGGCACCACCGGCAGCGGTGTCACGCTGAATTCCAATCTGTCCACCCGCATCTCCGCTATTGCGGCGCGCGCAGTATTCGATGCGGTAAATTCCATCAACCACTTCAGCAGCGGTTATTACTATTACCATCAGAGCAATGCCGGTTCCGCTCAAGCCGCAGCAGCGCAAGCCGCGCACGATGTGATCGTGAGTCAGCTCCCTGCGGCAGATGCTTGGGGACCGACCAGAATCTGGCTGGATACACAGCTCGCCGCTGATTTGGCCGCTTTGGGCGTAACAGCATCAGATCCGGGTATCCAGGCGGGCAAAGAGGCGGCAGCCGCCGCTATTGCCGCGCGGCAGCTTGACAATGCCAGTCCAGCCACAACTTATGGCGCCGCGCTATCGCCAACAACCAATCCCGGCATCGGCCTGTGGCGTCAAAGCAATGCCGGAGCCGGAGTTACCAATCCCAGCACCGGCGCGCCAACCGGGTTTGATGCCAGCGGCGTGATCCAAGGCAGACCGGCCATCGATCTGAACTGGCGGGATGTCACGCCATTCAGCCTGAGTAACTCGGAGAAAGCCAGATTGGTGGCGCTGGTACCCATTTCTCCCGAAGTTGGCAGCCAGGAATATGAGCTGGAGCTGGATTATGTCCAAGCCTATGGCCAGGATACATCCAGCGTTCGCAGCGCCGACCAGACCGCGCAAGCCCTGTACTACAAAATCGATGCCGAGCTCTTCGTCAATGAAGCCGCGCACATCGCCTCCACAGCCAGAGGGTTAACACTGGACCAAAACGCCAAACTATTCGCACTGCTGCACAGCGCTGTCGCCGATGCCCGCATTGCCGCATTCGCTTCCAAATACGAGCAGAAATTTTGGCGGCCGATTACGGCATTGAATGCCGGAACGGATGGCACGGTAACCAATGGCTATAGCGATTGGCGCCCGCTGGCTGCAACCCCATCCCATCCTTCCAACACCTCCGGGCACAGCGCAACCGGCGCCGCAGCGTTTGAAATCTTGCGTGCATTCTTTGGCGATAAGATCAGACCCGATGGAGGAGCTGTCAGTTTGGGCACCCTCCCTTGGCTTACCGGAACTAACAGCGGTACAGGCAACATCACCAGCCGCTCAGTCAAGACGTTCTCGCAAGCACAACTGGAGAATGGCGCCAGCAGGCTTTATCTGGGGGTTCATTTCGGTTTTGACAACTTGCAGGGACAATTGCTGGGATTGGCGGTAGCCAACGCAATCATCAATTCGGATGATCCTGCAGCTGCTAACTTGACGGCAAGAGAGTCGCCCGCTTCCCTCAAACGCATCCGGCATACGCTACTCAAATCTCCCGAGCTTTATGGCTACTACGGGCGGGAATCGCACGATCAATCCGGACTCGATACGATTGATTTTTCGCATCGCCGTCACCACCGGTAAGAATGCAATTCCTCAATGAAGAACTTCGCTTCAAGGCGTAGCGGAGCTCTTCGACAGATCCTCCGAAGCCTACGATGCAGTCATTCCGGGTCGCCGGAGTATTGGGAAGGTATGGATAATCTAATGTACCTGATACAGCAATATCGTATCAATTCACTGCAGAATAAAAAAATGCGCCCAAGGGCGCATTTTTTTGTTTCATATTTCATAACTCTCGTCACATGTATCAAACTATTAACTTAGAAAGGCAAAATCGCATCCAGTGAAAATACGATCTGATCCTTGTTGCCGCCAAAAGGCCGGTAAGCCGAAGCTTGCAGCGATTCGTGCAATGCATCCACACGGTCATAACGGATATTCGGACGGATGTTCAATTGTTTCAATCCTTGCCAGCCGATTTTTAATGTTTTAGCGGCTTTCCAGTTCGCGCCGAGGGTCACTGCATAATAATCGGCGGGAGTACTGGTACCCAACAAGCCGATGTTACTCGCAAAGCTTCTTCCCGTGTAATCGGTTGCCGCGGTCACCCTGCCCGGTGCAAACACACGGAAGCCGTCACGGTCACGAAACCATTCAGCCCGCACACCGACCGATACATCCGGCGTCACATCATAGTAAAAGTGTGAATTAACACCGTACCATTCCGCATCCTTGACAACACCGGAATATATGTTATTAAATAACATAACGTTATCCGCAAAACCGTGATCATGTTGCAGAATCAGATGCGTTTTGTCTGTGAATTTATGTTTCAGGACGATGCTGTACATTCCCCAAAAACTGCTGTTGCGTGTTGAAGTCGTACTACCGGTACCGCTGACATTGAGAGAAGTGTTGTGATCATCACTGCTCCATGTGACACCACCGATCCCGCCCCAATTTTCCATCTGTTTGTCAAAATTACCATCCCAGCCGCCTGTTCCGCTACCGCCGATAGTACCAAACATCGCCACGACGTTTTTATTCACATTGTAGTTACCCAATACGCCGGTATGCGTGAAAGGCTCGCCGTACTGCATCGTATAGGCATGGGTATAGAAAAAGTTATTGGGTGCTGGAACCGTTTCATACCCGATTGGTGTATAGAAATGGCCCACTTTAATATTCAAGCCATTACCAACTGGCGCATATATCTCGGCAAAAGCTTGCGGAATTGCAATGCCATACGTACGGCTGGAATTACAGCATATCTCCAGGTCCCAGTTACCCCTATCCGCCAAGGGCCTGCCGTTATTCACATCAAAAGCGGGATTACCATAAGCTTGGGTGAAAATAGCATCAGTACCGAACATAAAATCAGCCCGGAAACCAAAATCCCAACCTTTGCCTTCTGTTTTTACCCCGCGTTGTATAAAGAAATTTAATTGATTCAATTGAAACCTGTTCGCTTGATCCGCGAAAGTAACCGGTCCCATGAAACCATGTGTCTGGCTTGGGTTAAACGTTGCACCACCTTGCACCCAGCCACCAAATTCAATGCCGCTATTTTTAATTGCTTTGGCAAAAGGATTATTATTTAAACTGTCGGTACTCATCACGCTGTTTGCATGAACACCAGATGAACTCATACCAAGCAGCAACAACCCTCCTGCCACAGCATGCGTCATCTGTTTTTTGTCGATCGCTTTATACGCCATTCTTCCCCCTCTTTAAAAAAGACTATAAAAAATAAACACATAATAGAGCCACAAAAACCATAACTAGCACATGGATTGAACTCTAACACCGAATTGCTTGAAGGGTCAACGCAAACCTTCGGGATATTTGACTGATTAGAAAAAAATATAACACGGAAAATTGTGTTGTGCGCCTTCGTCACTGATACTTGATTCATCACCAGAGTATTAGCGGGAACACACCTTTAATATTTAATTTTTCCTACAATCCGTAGGCAAAATCCTTGCGTTTATTCTATATCTTAACCCTGTAATACACCCACCGCTGTTAAAGTTTTAAAACAACCGCTCCGTTAAAAGCAAATCTGATACTGACAGTTTAAATGCAGGTTCGCGTCCCGTGATCCGATTGACTAGTCCGTTGAGCAAATTTCACGATTAACTTTAAGCAAACGACTATGGATTTGATACCCATACAAACAACAGACTTGATGGTTGGCCAACCGCTGCCGTGGGATTTATTCGATCAGGGTCGTCAACCCATACAAAAGCGCGGTTACATTTTCAAGACGGAAGATGAGTTAAAACAACTGGAAGAATTACCGGTCTTCCGCATGGAAAAGCAAGATCCAGAACAAACGGAACCCGTTACTCAAGCACCGGAAAAAACCGGCTTTGAAGATATGCATCTGAAAGTAGGCCATAAAATGCATCTCACTTTGGCCACTTATTCAAAAAATGCCAGCGAAAACAACTCATGCGCGGTTTCCATGATCGGCTATGTGCCGGACAGCACTTTGATTGTCTCCATGCCTGCATCCGATCAATTAATCGGCGAGCCTTTTATTGAAGGTGAGCAAATTCACGTGCGCTTAATTACCGGGCAATATGCGTATAAATTTACCGTTTTTGTCGACAAGATTATTCGAGTGCCTTTTAAATACTTACACTTGTCTTTCCCCAAAGACATACAAGGTCAAAGTATCCGGAAGTCACGCCGAATCAAATGCAATTTCCCCGCAACAGTTGCTGAGAAATCAATTCCGATCAGCATCACGGATCTCAGTATCTGCGGCGCCGGAATCACGTCAAGCCTGCCATTGGGAACATTAGGTTCGGAAGTCACGCTATCTTTTGCTATCGCTTTACATGACAGGGAAATACCTTTATCCATCAAAGCGACCATCAGATCCGCCAAGCAAAGCGCCAAGAAAAATCAGAAAATAATCTGCACGGGCGTTGAATATACCGGCATCAAACCGGATCAAGTATTCGCGCTACGTCACTTGATTTATCAGGAAATAGTTGAACACCCTGAAAATGTAATTTAAACGATGGCGGGAAGGAATTCCCGCCATCGTTTTCCCTCTACCAGAAACCCCAATTCCCTGTCAGCACGATCCATATACCCAATACCGCATTGGTAACCGCATGCGCGAGAATCGGCAACCACAGCGTTCTGCTACGCGTGTATAACAGACCGTAAACAATACCGGCAAATAACCCCGCCAGCCATAAGCTGTGCGCGAGCGCAAATAAGGCAGCAGCGATGCCGAAGGCTTTAATTCCAACCTGCGCCGGATTGACGGTCAGAAAATTGGGATGCTCAATCCAGCGCATCAGAAATGACCGCCAGAAAAGCTCCTCCATCACCGGAACCACCAGCGCTGCGCCGATGATTCGCACTGTCACAAGAAACCAGTCGATTTCACCGTTATCGCGCGGATCAAATCCCACCGCGTCACCCATCACCATCCAATCGGCCGTCAGATTAATCCACGCGATAAAGACCACAATACCGGCGACCAGCGCAGCCCCCCAAATCCGGAAGCCTGCACCGCTGGGCCAGCGCAATTCACTGTAAGCGCTTCGCATCACCCACAACAAACCGGCCACGACTGCGATTTTCACCACATAGAGCAGACGCAATTCATCAACTTGCCAGCCAAACTTCAACAACACATCTTCCAATATCATGAAAAAAACATAGGCAGCAAAAGGCGCAATCCGGTACAGATTCGTGCGATCAATCATTGATCAATTCCTTATTAAATTTTTGTGATGGGCAACGAACAACAGCGGGTATTCAATCCATGGATCTCATTCCAGCCAGTGTATAAGAGCGGGTAAAAATCAAAATAGCAATAACAACCAGTTACCTGTCCTTTATCGAATATTAACGTCAACCGCGTTGCGATGAAATCACAACACCAGTGGCAATTCCCATTGACGGGAAGCGTCGGCCGCCGGCACGGCAGTCTCGGCGCACAGCGCGCTGACTTTCACACCCAATAACCGGATCTTCTTCTGCAACGGCACCCGGCGTAAACACTCCCCGGCAGCCCTGCGTATCCGGACCGGATCGTTGGTATAGCCAGGCAGAGAAAAATCGCGCGTGATAGTGCGAAAATCCTCGAAACGCAGCTTGATACTGATGGTACGCCCGGCATAGCCCTTGCGTTTCAAATCACCGGCAACCTGCACACACAATGCGGTAAATGCCTCGGATAAGCCGGGGCGATCCTGGCGCGGGTGCAGATCGCGCTCAAACGTGGTTTCCCGGCTGATGGACTTAGGCTCTGCATTCGTAATCACCGGACGATGATCGATCCCGCGCGACACCTCATACAACCAGGCTGAGTAACTGCGCCCGAAGTGAGTCTGAAGCAAACTCAGTTCGGCCTGCGCCAATTCGGCAATCGTCGTGATACCCAGTGACGCGAGCTTACTGGCCGCTTTGGGGCCGATACCGTTGATTTTTCGCACCGGCAGCGGCCAAATCCGCTCCGCGATGTCATCAAACGCCAGGATGGTCAAACCATCGGGCTTCTCCAGATCGGAGCAGATTTTTGCCAACAGTTTATTCGGCGTGATACCAATCGAACACGAAAGCCCGGTCGCGTCTTTCACCGCCTGCTTAATCCGCCGCGCCAGCGGCAGCGTATCTTCCGGCAGACCGGTCAAATCGATATAGATTTCATCGATACCGGAATCTTCAATCTGCGCGGCAATACCGGCAACCGCGCTTTTGAACAAACGCGAATAATGCCGGTAAACAGGAAAATCAACCGGCAGCAGAATCGCATCCGGCGCCAGCTGTGCAGCCTTCATCACCCCCATAGCGGAATGCACACCCAGCGCACGCGCCTCATACGTAGCGGTGGTAATGACACCGCGCCCGGCATAATCGCGCAAACGGTAAAAATGCCGTTTGCCATCGGCTTGCAGCACCGGCTGGTGCTCGTCCCTTCCGCCGATCACGACCGGCAAGCCGCGCAATTCTGGATAACGCAACAGCTCGACCGAGGCGTAAAAAGCATCCATATCCAGATGCGCGATGCGGCGTTGCGGGGTATCCATTGTTTACACGATAGCAAAATGAGGATTGTGATAAATTACACCATAAAACCAATATCAGTGAGCACGGCCTCTTCTTTGGCCACAAGCTTTTTACTTTATGTTTGAGATTGAACGATCAACAAAGAAAATTGATATGCATTGGACAGTCTATATCCTAAGATGCGCCGATGGAAGTCTGTATACCGGAATCACAACCAATCTGACGCGCCGAGTCAAAGCGCACGACGCAGGCAAAGGCGCGCGCTACACCCAAGGCCGTGGGCCATTCCAGCTTGTACACCAAGAATTCCATAAAAACCGCGCAGAAGCGACAAAAAGAGAGCTATCGATAAAATCCCTATCGCGCAGCCAAAAGCTGGAATTAATTTCCGCATACTCAGCATCTTGAGTACCAGCATGAAAAGCACACAAGAATCATCCTGCCCGTGCGGCAGCGGCAAGCCATACAACAGCTGTTGCGGCCGTTATCTGGATCAAAACGAAATTGCCATCACGGCGGAAAACCTGATGCGCTCACGCTACAGCGCCTATACATTGATGCGTGAAGACTATCTGCTGGCCACCTGGCATTCCAATACACGCCCGGCCTCCCTGAATTTGACCGGACAACCGGCGCAGCATTGGCTTAGCTTAACCGTCAAACGGCATGAACAAACTGCTGCGGATCAGGCCATCGTGGAATTTACCGCACGTTACAAAATCAACGGCCGGGCGCACCGCTTGCACGAAATCAGCCGCTTCGTGCGGGAAAATGGCCGGTGGTTTTATGTGGATGGCGAGATTCTGTGAATTTTGCGGGATTGCGCTCCAACACACCCGGCTCTCTGAATCGTAAAAGATGTTCCGCGAGCGCTTAAAACGATGTTTTATTCCCCGTACCGAAAAATTGCGCGATCAAAGCTATAAGATCAACGATTGATTGAATATTCCGCGCACCGGTAAAAAACCGGCCATCTTCGATCATATCGCTCCATAAGAACACACCCAGCCCGCCAATTTCTTTCGATTGATCCAATAAATAGGCATATCGGTATAGTTGATCCATTAGCGTTTCGACATCGTCAAAGAGTTTGTCGGCTAAGAACCCTCCAGGCACTAAAAATAATTTACGGCCTATCGGATTCGCTGATTCGAGCGCCTGCATGGTGCTCCACACCCCTGTTCCATAATCAACGTGTGAGTTATAACCCAGTTCCGGCGAGCCGCAGAAATTAAAATCGCCATAACAATCAAAACCCAAATACTCGGCATCATCCAGCATAATCACGAGTTCATCGGGGTAAGCTTGCTTTTGCAGGACTAACTCAGCCCAAGCTTCAATATGTATCACACCAGCCCCCGGAAATTGCTGTCTAAGCAATCGCCCTACCGATCTCAATGCAGACAAAGTGCCTGCATAGCGATTTTCGATATCATGGCATGCCTTGGGTTTTCCTTCGCTACACGCCTTTCGTATCATCCACAACGGTTCATCGAATAAAAATAAAATTTCTCTATGGTGCACGGCAGACATCTCAATTGCATCAATAATCCCATACGGATCGTTCCGGTACATGCCGGTTTCCGGATCAAACAGAAGCTTGCCTATCGAAATCACCGGAAGCATCTTGTACACATTAGCATCAAGATAGCGTGTAATTTCATCGACACTCTTTGGTATAAATCCAAACGCATTACTGAATTCTGCTATTTCATCGATGTGTTCGACCTCATTCAAAAATGATCCAATGATTTTTTGAGGCCGGTCGGTATTGAAATATGATGCTTGCACATCAACCGGAGATAACAAAACAACCAGCATAAAAGCAATATACTTATCCATACGTCCTCCACTTTTTCACCACGGATTCAGTATAAGGCTATGATTAATATTGTTCTGTGCGAAAAATCACGGAGTTACTACTATTCAGCACAAACTGCTTATCCGGATAAATTGCTGATAAGGAATTGAATCTCACAACGCTTCGTAACGAATTTCCACCACCTCCAGTTCTTCCAATCCACCCGGCGTATGCAGCTTCACCACGTCGCCTTCATGCGCCTTGAGCAGCGCTTTGGCGAGCGGGGAAATCCAGCTGATACGGCCGCGCCCGGGATCGGCTTCGTCCATGCCGACGATGCTGTAGGTGTTTTCCTCGCCTTGGCTATTGCAAATGGTCACGGTAGCGCCGAAAAACACTTGATCGCATTCGCCGCGTTGCGCGGGGTCGACCACTTCGGCGTTATCCAGGCGCTTGGATAAAAACCGCAAGCGCCGGTCGATTTCGCGCAGCCGAC
The DNA window shown above is from Nitrosomonas sp. Is35 and carries:
- the rluD gene encoding 23S rRNA pseudouridine(1911/1915/1917) synthase RluD: MTNSIKNKDAAGDYSVKPPAQARNELTTPAIELTIPADYAGLRLDQALAKLLPDWSRSRLQTWISEDRVTLDGVKASVKQKVWGNEHIRILPQDSAAESVYTAEAISLTIVYEDEALIVVNKPAGLVTHPGNGNWQGTLLNALLYHAPQLENVPRAGIVHRLDKDTSGLLVVAKTLEAQTNLVRQLQQRTVKRDYLALVLGEMTQSGSVDAPVGRHPVHRTKMAVTHTGKPAVTHYQVLENFSGCTLLQCSLETGRTHQIRVHMHSIGHPLAGDPVYGGHPKNIQQAIGQRLADFPRQALHAQKLALTHPQTQQMLTWEAEVPADMDNLLHTVRQYSQPDATEFNPVLGLE
- the dinB gene encoding DNA polymerase IV, whose product is MDTPQRRIAHLDMDAFYASVELLRYPELRGLPVVIGGRDEHQPVLQADGKRHFYRLRDYAGRGVITTATYEARALGVHSAMGVMKAAQLAPDAILLPVDFPVYRHYSRLFKSAVAGIAAQIEDSGIDEIYIDLTGLPEDTLPLARRIKQAVKDATGLSCSIGITPNKLLAKICSDLEKPDGLTILAFDDIAERIWPLPVRKINGIGPKAASKLASLGITTIAELAQAELSLLQTHFGRSYSAWLYEVSRGIDHRPVITNAEPKSISRETTFERDLHPRQDRPGLSEAFTALCVQVAGDLKRKGYAGRTISIKLRFEDFRTITRDFSLPGYTNDPVRIRRAAGECLRRVPLQKKIRLLGVKVSALCAETAVPAADASRQWELPLVL
- the greB gene encoding transcription elongation factor GreB; amino-acid sequence: MNKAFTKENEDDDEPDDTPKLPQGLKNYITPAGHQRLKDEFDQLWKVERPELVKTITWAASNGDRSENGDYIYGKRRLREIDRRLRFLSKRLDNAEVVDPAQRGECDQVFFGATVTICNSQGEENTYSIVGMDEADPGRGRISWISPLAKALLKAHEGDVVKLHTPGGLEELEVVEIRYEAL
- a CDS encoding CAAX prenyl protease-related protein, encoding MIDRTNLYRIAPFAAYVFFMILEDVLLKFGWQVDELRLLYVVKIAVVAGLLWVMRSAYSELRWPSGAGFRIWGAALVAGIVVFIAWINLTADWMVMGDAVGFDPRDNGEIDWFLVTVRIIGAALVVPVMEELFWRSFLMRWIEHPNFLTVNPAQVGIKAFGIAAALFALAHSLWLAGLFAGIVYGLLYTRSRTLWLPILAHAVTNAVLGIWIVLTGNWGFW
- a CDS encoding GIY-YIG nuclease family protein — protein: MHWTVYILRCADGSLYTGITTNLTRRVKAHDAGKGARYTQGRGPFQLVHQEFHKNRAEATKRELSIKSLSRSQKLELISAYSAS
- a CDS encoding vanadium-dependent haloperoxidase encodes the protein MKKITETAILAEIGTLTSLSSLLSKTLEHANHSQWIAGRTHLYLILEGIMKISIHLFSLPHAIITLAATIILSAPPAHADVITDWNQHIAKATKGFDGTTGSGVTLNSNLSTRISAIAARAVFDAVNSINHFSSGYYYYHQSNAGSAQAAAAQAAHDVIVSQLPAADAWGPTRIWLDTQLAADLAALGVTASDPGIQAGKEAAAAAIAARQLDNASPATTYGAALSPTTNPGIGLWRQSNAGAGVTNPSTGAPTGFDASGVIQGRPAIDLNWRDVTPFSLSNSEKARLVALVPISPEVGSQEYELELDYVQAYGQDTSSVRSADQTAQALYYKIDAELFVNEAAHIASTARGLTLDQNAKLFALLHSAVADARIAAFASKYEQKFWRPITALNAGTDGTVTNGYSDWRPLAATPSHPSNTSGHSATGAAAFEILRAFFGDKIRPDGGAVSLGTLPWLTGTNSGTGNITSRSVKTFSQAQLENGASRLYLGVHFGFDNLQGQLLGLAVANAIINSDDPAAANLTARESPASLKRIRHTLLKSPELYGYYGRESHDQSGLDTIDFSHRRHHR
- a CDS encoding porin, whose product is MAYKAIDKKQMTHAVAGGLLLLGMSSSGVHANSVMSTDSLNNNPFAKAIKNSGIEFGGWVQGGATFNPSQTHGFMGPVTFADQANRFQLNQLNFFIQRGVKTEGKGWDFGFRADFMFGTDAIFTQAYGNPAFDVNNGRPLADRGNWDLEICCNSSRTYGIAIPQAFAEIYAPVGNGLNIKVGHFYTPIGYETVPAPNNFFYTHAYTMQYGEPFTHTGVLGNYNVNKNVVAMFGTIGGSGTGGWDGNFDKQMENWGGIGGVTWSSDDHNTSLNVSGTGSTTSTRNSSFWGMYSIVLKHKFTDKTHLILQHDHGFADNVMLFNNIYSGVVKDAEWYGVNSHFYYDVTPDVSVGVRAEWFRDRDGFRVFAPGRVTAATDYTGRSFASNIGLLGTSTPADYYAVTLGANWKAAKTLKIGWQGLKQLNIRPNIRYDRVDALHESLQASAYRPFGGNKDQIVFSLDAILPF
- a CDS encoding YchJ family protein, giving the protein MKSTQESSCPCGSGKPYNSCCGRYLDQNEIAITAENLMRSRYSAYTLMREDYLLATWHSNTRPASLNLTGQPAQHWLSLTVKRHEQTAADQAIVEFTARYKINGRAHRLHEISRFVRENGRWFYVDGEIL
- a CDS encoding flagellar brake protein — its product is MDLIPIQTTDLMVGQPLPWDLFDQGRQPIQKRGYIFKTEDELKQLEELPVFRMEKQDPEQTEPVTQAPEKTGFEDMHLKVGHKMHLTLATYSKNASENNSCAVSMIGYVPDSTLIVSMPASDQLIGEPFIEGEQIHVRLITGQYAYKFTVFVDKIIRVPFKYLHLSFPKDIQGQSIRKSRRIKCNFPATVAEKSIPISITDLSICGAGITSSLPLGTLGSEVTLSFAIALHDREIPLSIKATIRSAKQSAKKNQKIICTGVEYTGIKPDQVFALRHLIYQEIVEHPENVI